In Bactrocera neohumeralis isolate Rockhampton unplaced genomic scaffold, APGP_CSIRO_Bneo_wtdbg2-racon-allhic-juicebox.fasta_v2 cluster10, whole genome shotgun sequence, the genomic stretch CTCTCCTGCAGTTTGAGGTGCTTCTCCAACCTCGTCTTCATGAATTACTTCAACAGGGGCGGTATTCTTCAACATTGTTGTTAACAACTCTGTTTTTAAACCTTTTTGCcgttcattagcctctgcaggaGCAGTGGTTAACGTGGGAAAAGCGCTAGGCAGTAACTTAGTTGGATTCCGCGAACTTAAACCTGCAAgagtgtttggttataaaagtaaaattattgtaatcaaaatgctttaattacccatttcaaactGCAAGTTGCATTAATTTTGTCCGTACGACGACAAACATTATCCATTGTTTTACTACTGCTTTATCTTTACGGAAATAGAAAAATCCCCATTTCGTAGCACAATTtttaccattattattattatagccGAACACTGGGCAtcgcattttaaaaaatataaaatttcacaattaatgCAACACTTGAAAACACAATCGAATTCACTTTCAAAAGCGCGAgcgaataataagtcaaccgtgacgttagcaagaacagctgactgaaagcaaacatTCGCATTGCGTAATCTCTTTCTCGATAGGATAGTTAGtataact encodes the following:
- the LOC126765107 gene encoding uncharacterized protein LOC126765107, with amino-acid sequence MGLSSRNPTKLLPSAFPTLTTAPAEANERQKGLKTELLTTMLKNTAPVEVIHEDEVGEAPQTAGEDVIDEKDEKVLRLETEMLVQIDIDEVFFLHKFVYFLFFLDKG